In Anolis carolinensis isolate JA03-04 chromosome 4, rAnoCar3.1.pri, whole genome shotgun sequence, the genomic window agtcgctcctgacatgggagAAAACTCAGTGTGcttccaatccccccccccccccccccacacacacaccttaggctttgcctgccagcgGTGGGTGGGCCAACTGGACTACTTCAGTGCTGGCAACAGAACAATGTTGATCACCACCTGTGACCCTAATTTGGAGTTGGAGAGCAATTTGTATAGTACACACCTCTGCGTCCTCCACCACCTCAGTGTAATGGTTCTTAAGAAAGCCATCTCACTCTGAGTAAAAGTAAGGAGCTGTTGAATCCTTACAAAATACTAAAAGTCTTAAAATAAATTgtgtataatttatttaaaagCTCTGTTCCATTCATTATATTTTTGCTATATTAAGGATCTGTCGGGTCACCTGGCCAGGATCTTTCCAGAGATCTCTGTTTGGGGCTGCtacatttccttttgttttgtttaatttatgaAGCAACAGGATTTCGCCTGTGACTTCATGGCAACTGTTTTGTTTCAATTTTGTTGGACAGGTGAGGCCATATGACCTTATGGACTAAGCATCAATTATAATCAGAGCTATTGTTCTCAAAAGAACCTCAGACAGATGActatgtataagattaataggATTCTGAGTGATAATAGAATAGCTGGTGAAATCAAGGGAAACAATTAAatgcttgatcatactgaggtataaatattcaataataTTCCTGTACCTTCATATTACATAAGGATCAGAGCTATTGTTTCTATTAGAAACTGTGTAAATTGCTGTTGCTCAAATGActgaaaaataatagaaaaatgcTAAAGAGCTTTTGGAAGTTAATACCTGTTTTTATCTGTTCCTTCCCTCAGGTGGCTGTTTGGGCAACAAGTTTGTTTATTCTATGCATTTTGTGGAGTGTTTTTTGGAGTCTGCAGTCTAACTACGCTGACACTACTGAGTATAGTGTGTTGCCTAAAAATTTGCTTTCCAGTTTATGGTAAATatactttctttccttctcttatcAGATGTTTTAAGAAACAGACCATACAATTACAAAATGTCCCAAAGTGTGTTGTAATACAAATATTCGTTCTAGTCATCTGCTGCCCTTTCATATCTCAAAATTATAGTGctgtggttccactttaactgccatggatacaTCCtcagaaatcctgggatttgtagtgggTGAGGTACGAGATATCTCTTTTTGAAaactctaaaaagaaaagaaaaagaaaacccaacTGTAAATCTCAGGATTCATGGCAGTCGTGGTGGTTGAAATGGAACCTCAGCATTACAGTTGTGTTGGGTAAAAAGCCCCCTGATTTGGAACTGATTTATTTCAGGCTTGCTGGAGCCCTCTTGTTTTTGAGaactataaaaaagaaaataaaaccatATTTGGCTGCATAGATGTAGGATTCTGTTCGGAGCAAAACTTTAGGAAGCTGAGATAATAGTGTATTTCCTATAGCAAAGCACATAGAAGAATCTagaaacaatctacagacccactaagaaaatcaaacaaatgctacgttcagcaaaatgtaagagggatcctctcacctctgcagcagTTTACTGTAAACCATGCAGCtgcggacaagtctacatagaaaccaccaatcaaagaacatgaaaggcactgcagactaactcaaccagagaagtcagctatagcagaacaCATGATAAACCCACCtgaacacagaatattatttgacaacacagaaattctagaccactctagcaaccattatgtcagattacacagagaagtcattgaaatccacaagtatgtggacaatttcaacagaaaaggggaaatgatgaaaaaagggtgggagaaaaaaacttttgtctgttggaggcaagtgtgaatgttgcaattaatcaccttgattagcatcgaaaagccttgcatcttcaaggcctggctgatcaTAAAATTACCTTGGAGACATAGAAAATCCTAGACGTTCTTTCTAGAAATTGGAGTAAGTTGACCATAGAGACACACTGGAGGATTTAGAATTTCCTAGagagaattttaaaattaaatccatgaataatcggTTCTACAATACCCCTCCACACAGTACCACAAGGTTAAAGGGATGACTATATAACATAACACAAAGGTTCCTTATTCCCAATATAAAAAATACCATAAATAACCCTTATTTAAGACACTATACAGTAATCCGTTCCTGTATGCTTATTACAACATCTGTCCCCTGTGTAATAAATGCCATTGTTTTGATTTGTGTATTTCTAACCAATTACATTATTGGAAGCAACAGCTCTCTCATGTTTTTAAATGTGGAATTTTTTTTCAGGGAACAGATTTAGACCAGGACATGGTTGGATATTGATAGCCTGTGCTTGGGTCTACGCAGCCATTTTTGCCTTTTCCCCACTAGCTCACTGGGGAGAGTATGGAGCAGAGCCTTATGGTACAGCATGTTGCATTGATTGGCGTATATCAAACATGAAGAAGACAGCCATGTCTTACACTACTGCCCTCTTTGTCTTCTGCTACATCATCCCCTGTGGAATAATTATTACTTCCTACACTCTTATCCTGATTACTGTGAAGGATTCCAGAAAAGCAGTGGAACAACATGCCTTGGGACCCACCAGGATGAGCAGTGTGCACACCATTACAGCCAAGGTATTCAGATGTTTCCGTTCTTTTTGAAAAGCTGTTCTGTACATGTAAGCATTGCTTTGTCAAAGATTTCAAGTAATATATACACCTGTATGTATTGTTGATGGCCAGTTTGTTTAACTCTGCAGTATTTTTTCTTGAGATATAATCACATAATAATGAGAGGcattaaacatacagtagagagTGAAGCATGTTTTGCCAAAAACATGTCAGGGGTCCATGGAGATTGCTGTTTTGGGAAGCAAGCTTCTTTTATCTCTGATCACTGATTAAGAGATATGAttacttttaaaatcatttaaacttTAAATACCCTGGCTAGAACTGAAATGTGCATTTTAGGTTTGAAAGCTGTTGCATACAACAAAGCGGTGTTTCGTATTTCTGATTggaaatattttatcttttttatttataccccatctttgTTCCCATTTAAGAATGCATTTAAATTTTGAATACCCTACACAGGTTTGAAAGCTGTAGTGCAAAACTGAGCAGTGCTTTACAATCTGTAAATGATGTGCTATACTAGACTCTGTCCCATGTATGTAGCCCCAAAAAATGTTGAACTCCCAGCTATACGATTCTTCCCAGATTTATATTTGGTCTTCTATCTGAAAAAGTTCATCTGTCTAATTTAATGAATCAAGCAGACTGGTGCTTATTTATACAAGTCTGTCTTCATAATAATAGCAGGCTACACCATACATGTCTCGCTGTATTTTAAGATCCGATGTCCAGGAAGCATgcttactatttatttatatattgggaGATTCTCAGGATGGCATGCTGTAAAACAGCATTGCAATTTAAGATTTCATAATACCAAACATGGTTATGTTATTAATGTATGCACACTTCCAATCTTCTCTAAGCATTTCATGCTTATGCTTCATGAAAAGGAAACAGATGCTTCTACTCCACCTGCACAATATTTGCAATTCATGAAGGTTGCCAGAGAGGAAAATATATTCTTGTCATTGGTCTTCTGACCAAGGGAAATGTTGAGATTAATTCTGCTTCCCATGTGGATCACTTGAATAACATGAAATTCCTATGACGTAAAATcaaaacataaagaaaacaatgtaggatatttatttattctatttatgtATTTTACCATCACAAATATGAAGACATCCATAATACAACAAAGTATgttatatatcatcatattagATTTTACTTTTCTTGCGAATCTGCTGATTATTAGTCTGCTGGATAACTTACATCATAACATTtgggaaatgtaataaataaagaaataaatagctTAGACGTCTTGACAAATGGAGAGGGAAACGTGAAAAAGTCAAAATTCCATACCGGTAACCttgaaacataataaatataaatttttACTACTTCAAAATATAAGAAGAGGTACATGCCTCTTGATTCCCCCTTCgcataaaataaaaactttttttgcTTTCCGTAAAAGCAGAGATGTTGGATGATATATGTTGGCTTCAGTATATAGCTCTGTCGCCTTTCCAATTTTAGTTCTATTTTATTCGATTTGATTTGCTgttgatccactcctttgggcttcatgaAAATCTATCATTTGCTAAAATatatgtgcttttcttttccatttctggctgaatagcttaaccattggttcatCCCATCGAGTACAAGGTCTGCCCAAGTCTGCTTATGGTCTCTTAGTATTCAGTTTGTTAGTCACCTTGTCCATTGGTTGTCTTTGTTTGTGCTATATGCTCTGtccatcttctttttgcctcatagatttcattAACCATGTCACGTACCCTGGTTCTTTGACAcagctctttattgctgactttaCCTCTTATTATCATGCCACATGTCCTTCTTTCTATCGCTCTCTGAGTCACCACCAGTTTTTCCTCTTCTAACTTCGTTGTTGCCCATGTTTCAGATTCATATACCATTGCCAGCAAAACTGTAGTGTTGAAGATATCTGCTCTGACCTTCATTCGCAGCTTAGCATCTGTTAGCATTGTCCAGTTTCGATTAAATGCCATATAAGTCGCCTTTCGTCTTCTTGCCCATTCTCCTTTTGCCAATTTATTTTAATGTACTTGTTCAAGATATAAATATTCAGTCACTTCCTCAATTTATAATGATGCAGCCCTGGATACACGGCTCATTTTTTATccttttcatccatttcatttttttcaagttCATTTCCAGTCTTACTGATTTTGAGAGTTGAGCTAGTTGTTGGAGATCATATTGTAAATCTTCCAGATTTTTGGTGAAAAGAACACTATTTTCTGCGAAGAGGAGGTGAGAAAGTTCATCCTCAGTTGAA contains:
- the LOC100564656 gene encoding opsin-5 isoform X2, which produces MRGGAGRPTQRGAPATKMESYFANTTFHSKITEAADVIVGVFYIVFGICSFCGNSILLYVSYKKKNLLKPAEYFMINLAISDLGMTLTLYPLAVTSSLAHRWLFGQQVCLFYAFCGVFFGVCSLTTLTLLSIVCCLKICFPVYGNRFRPGHGWILIACAWVYAAIFAFSPLAHWGEYGAEPYGTACCIDWRISNMKKTAMSYTTALFVFCYIIPCGIIITSYTLILITVKDSRKAVEQHALGPTRMSSVHTITAKHFSKNKS